The genomic DNA GACGAGTTCGCGCGCTTCCTCGTGGAACAGGGCTTCGTGGTGTGCGCCGCCGATCACATCGGCCACGGCAAGAGCGTGGCCAGCGCAGACGAGCTTGGCTGCCTGCCCGTCGACGGCAAGGAGACGCTCATCGAGGACGTCCACGAACTGCGCAAGACCGTCACCGCCCGCTACTCCCGCCAAACCCCTTACATCATGTTCGGCCATTCCATGGGAAGCTTCGTCACGCGCGCCTACCTGGCGCGCCACGGCGAGGACGTGGCGGCGGCCGTCATCTGCGGCACGGGCCAACAGCCCCTCGTCCTGTCGAAGGCGGGCAACGCGCTGGCGCGCTTCCTCGCGAAGACGAAGGGCGCCGACTACCGCAGCAAGCTTCTGGACGGCATGGGCGTGGGCGCGTTCGCCAAGCAGATCGAGAACCCGCGCACGCCGCACGACTGGGTCTGCACCGATCCGGCCGTCGTGGACGCCTACATCGCCGACGAGCTGTGCGGCGCCATGTTCTCCGTCGGCGGCTACGCCACGCTCACCGACCTCACGGGCGAGGTGGTGTCGCCGTCGTGCGCGGCGAAGGTGCCGAAGGGATTGCCCGTGCTGTTCGTCGCCGGCGCCGAGGACCCGGTGGGCGCGTGCGGCAAGGGCGTGCGCGCGGCGGCCGACCTGTTGCGCCGCGCCGGTGTGCAGGATGTGGAGGTGAAGCTGTACGAGGGCATGCGCCACGAAATCCTCAACGAACCGGGGCGGGCTCGGGTTTATACTGAGGTGGTCGGTTGGATTGAGGAGCATGCATGCCAAAGTACGTCGTAGCGCTCGACCAGGGTACCACCTCGTCGCGCGCCATGCTCGTCGACGCGAACGGATGCGTCGTCGATGCGGTGCAGAACCCGTTCCCGCAAATCTACCCCCAACCCGGCTGGGTGGAGCACGACCCGCGCGACATCCTGTCGTCGCAGCTGGGCGCGCTCACCGAGCTTCTGGTGGCGCACAACCTGGGCGCAAAGGACATCGACAGCATCGGCATCACGAACCAGCGCGAGACCACCGTGGTGTGGAACCGCGAAACGGGGGGAGCCCGTGATGAACGCCATTGTGTGGCAGTGCCGCCGCACTGCCCCCATCATCGACGAGCTGACGGCCGATCCGCAGACGGCGCGCATCATCGCCGACAAGACGGGCCTCGTGCCCGACGCCTACTTCTCCGCCAGCAAGATCAAGTGGATCCTCGACCACGTGGAAGGCGCGCGCGAAGACGCCGAAGCCGGCAAGCTGGCCTTCGGCACCGTCGACACGTGGCTCATCTGGACGCTCACCCAGGGCAAGGTGCACGCCACCGACGTGACGAACGCCAGCCGCACCATGCTGTACAACATCCACGAGCTGCGCTGGGATCCGTGGCTGCTCGACCTGTTCGGCATCCCGGAGTCCCTGCTTCCCGAGGTACTCCCTTCGTCGGGGGAGTTCGGCCGCACGGCTTCCGCGGGCATCGTGCCGAACGTGCCCATCTGCGGCGTGGCGGGCGACCAGCAGGCGGCCCTGTTCGGACAGTGCTGCTTCCAGCCGGGCCAGGCGAAGAACACGTACGGCACCGGCTGCTTCCTGCTCATGCACACCGGCGGCGAAGCGTGCCGCTCCACGAACAACCTCATCACCACCATCGCCGCCTCGGGTCCGGGTGCCGGCCCCGAGTACGCGCTCGAGGGCAGCGTGTTCATGGCCGGCGCGCTCATGCAATGGCTACGCGACGACATGGGCATCATCGACGACGTGGCCGAGACCTCCGCCATCGCCCGCAGCGTGAATAGCACCGACGGCGTGTACGTGGTGCCCGCGTTCACCGGCTTGGGCGCACCCTATTGGGACGCCGATGCGCGCGGCGCCATCTACGGGCTCACGCGCGGAACCGGCCGGGCTCACATCGTGCGCGCCGCGCTGGAATCGCTGGCCTACCAGGTGCACGACCTCGCGGTGGCCATGGAGGCCGACGCGGGGGTGCGCTTGAGCGTGCTCAACGTGGACGGCGGCGCGTCCGCGAACGATTTTCTCATGCAGTTCCAAAGCGATATCTTGCGCACGCCGCTGCGCCGCCCGCAGAATGCCGAGACGACCGCGCTCGGCGCCGCGTTCCTCGCAGGGCTCGCCACCGGGTTCTGGAAGGACGCGGAAGCCCTGTGCGCCCTGCGCTCTTCGGACGACGTGTACGAGCCGGGCATGGAGGACGAGCGCCACGCGAAGCTGCTGGAAGGCTGGGCCCGCGCCGTGAAGCGCACGATGTCGGACGCCCTGCCATCCTGAGCGGAGCGCCGAAGGAGCGAAGTTCCGACGCAAAGCCAGTCCTTTAGGGAAGGATCCCGTGCGGCGCCAGCCGTCACGTGACGAAAGAGAAGAGGAAGGGAACCTCACATGAAGATCAGCATTGCAAGCGACCATGCAGGCTTCGAGCAGAAGCAGGCGCTGGTCGGCTACCTGGCCTCCAAGGGCCACGACGTGATCGACCGCGGCCCAGACTGCGACGACCGCGTCGACTATCCCGACTATGCGGCGCGCGTGGCGCACGATGTGGTCGACGGCATGGCCGAGCGCGGCGTGCTCGTGTGCGGCACGGGCATCGGCATGGCCGTGGCCGCCAACAAGATCGACGGGATCCGCGCCGCCAACGTCACCAGCCCGCTGTTCGCCGCCCTCGCGCGCGAGCACAACGACGCGAACGTCGTAGCCGTCTCGGGTCGCTTCGTCGACGAGTCCGTGAACCGCGAGATCCTCGACGCTTTCGTCTCCACCTCCTTCGGCGGCGGTCGTCATGCAGGTCGCGTCGAGAAGATCGCCGCTCTCGAAAACGAATAGCCCGCACGCGCGCAGCGCGGATCGCGCTGTGCTAGCATGATCGCTTCGCCTCGCCCTCATCGAAAGGAACACCATGGCCCTCCAGTACGTATCCCAGACCGATCCCGCCGTCGCCGATGCCATGCGCCAGGAGCTTGCGCGCGAGCGCGACTCCGTCGAGCTCATCGCTTCGGAGAACTTCACGTCGTCCGCCGTCATGGAAGCCGTGGGCAGCGTGCTCACGAACAAGTACGCCGAGGGCTATCCCCGCAAGCGCTACTACGGCGGCTGCGAGAAGGTCGACCTCGTGGAGGACCTCGCGCGCGAGCGCGCCTGCCAGCTGTTCGGCTCGAACTTCGCCAACGTGCAGCCCCATTGCGGCGCGAACGCGAACCTGGGCGCGTACGAGGCGCTCATCGAGCTGGGCGACACGGTGCTGGGCATGAGCCTGGCCGAGGGCGGCCATCTCACGCACGGCTCGCCGGTGAACTTCAGCGGCCGCCACTACGACTTCGCCAGCTACGGCGTGGACGCCCAGACCGAGACCATCGACTACGACGAGGTGGAGCGTATCGCCAAGGAAGTGCGCCCCAAGCTCATCGTGGGCGGCGCGAGCGCGTATCCGCGCGTCATCGACTTCGAGCGCATGGCCGCCATCGCGCGCGAGGTGGATGCGTACTTCATGGTGGACATGGCCCACATCGCCGGCCTCGTGGCCGCAGGCGCGCATCCCAGCCCCGTTCCGCATGCCGACGTGGTGACGTCCACCAGCCACAAGACCCTGCGCGGCCCGCGCGGCGGCTTCATCCTGTCCAATGACGAGGACATCGCCAAGCGCATCGACAAGGCCGTGTTCCCCGGCTCGCAGGGCGGCCCGCTCATGCACGTCATCGCCGGCAAGGCCGTGGCGTTCGGAGAGGTCATGCAGCCCGCCTACAAGGAGTACATCGACCACGTGGTGGAGAACGCGCGCACGCTGGGGCAGGGCATGATGGACGGCGGTTTGCGCCTCGTGTCCGGCGGCACCGACAACCACCTGTGCCTCGTGGACCTCACGCCGGCCGACGTCACCGGCAAGGATGCCGAAAAGCTGTTGGAGAGCGTGGGCCTCACGGTGAACAAGAACTCCATCCCCAACGAGCCGCGCAGCCCGTTCGTCACGAGCGGCATCCGCGTGGGCAGCGCTGCGGCCACCACGCGCGGCTTCACGGCCGACGACTTCTACGAGGTGGGCCAGCTCATCGCCGCCACGGTGTTCAACGCCGAGAGCGAGGCGAAGCTCGCCGATGTGCG from Eggerthella lenta DSM 2243 includes the following:
- the rpiB gene encoding ribose 5-phosphate isomerase B, with protein sequence MKISIASDHAGFEQKQALVGYLASKGHDVIDRGPDCDDRVDYPDYAARVAHDVVDGMAERGVLVCGTGIGMAVAANKIDGIRAANVTSPLFAALAREHNDANVVAVSGRFVDESVNREILDAFVSTSFGGGRHAGRVEKIAALENE
- a CDS encoding alpha/beta hydrolase, with the translated sequence MDTTVAVAPIGFLSHDGTSTIKGLVWEPERTRGSRRVAPRGVIQIVHGMVEHVGRYDEFARFLVEQGFVVCAADHIGHGKSVASADELGCLPVDGKETLIEDVHELRKTVTARYSRQTPYIMFGHSMGSFVTRAYLARHGEDVAAAVICGTGQQPLVLSKAGNALARFLAKTKGADYRSKLLDGMGVGAFAKQIENPRTPHDWVCTDPAVVDAYIADELCGAMFSVGGYATLTDLTGEVVSPSCAAKVPKGLPVLFVAGAEDPVGACGKGVRAAADLLRRAGVQDVEVKLYEGMRHEILNEPGRARVYTEVVGWIEEHACQSTS
- the glyA gene encoding serine hydroxymethyltransferase, whose amino-acid sequence is MALQYVSQTDPAVADAMRQELARERDSVELIASENFTSSAVMEAVGSVLTNKYAEGYPRKRYYGGCEKVDLVEDLARERACQLFGSNFANVQPHCGANANLGAYEALIELGDTVLGMSLAEGGHLTHGSPVNFSGRHYDFASYGVDAQTETIDYDEVERIAKEVRPKLIVGGASAYPRVIDFERMAAIAREVDAYFMVDMAHIAGLVAAGAHPSPVPHADVVTSTSHKTLRGPRGGFILSNDEDIAKRIDKAVFPGSQGGPLMHVIAGKAVAFGEVMQPAYKEYIDHVVENARTLGQGMMDGGLRLVSGGTDNHLCLVDLTPADVTGKDAEKLLESVGLTVNKNSIPNEPRSPFVTSGIRVGSAAATTRGFTADDFYEVGQLIAATVFNAESEAKLADVRAKVDALLAAHPLYPELDY